The following coding sequences lie in one Musa acuminata AAA Group cultivar baxijiao chromosome BXJ3-1, Cavendish_Baxijiao_AAA, whole genome shotgun sequence genomic window:
- the LOC135629001 gene encoding vesicle-associated protein 1-1-like isoform X1, translated as MGSGDLLDVEPLELKFPFELNKQISCSLQLSNKTEDFLAFKVKTTNPRKYCVRPNVGIILPRSTCDVVVTMQAQREAPSDMQCKDKFLLQSIATSSTTTLNDITQEMFSKEPGKTVDEVKIQVAYVSSPQPPSNVYEQSEDGGTSPDPFSSDKAMALISRLTAEKNSALQQNSKLRQEVELMRREIGRRRGGFSFMSLVLIALLAVLVGYLVKK; from the exons ATGGGTTCCGGCGATCTCCTGGACGTCGAGCCCCTCGAGCTCAAATTCCCTT TCGAATTGAATAAGCAGATCTCCTGCTCGCTGCAGCTATCGAACAAGACGGAGGACTTTCTCGCTTTCAAG GTCAAGACGACGAATCCGAGGAAGTACTGTGTTCGGCCCAATGTTGGGATCATTTTGCCTCGATCCACATGCGATGTCGTTG TTACGATGCAAGCGCAGCGGGAGGCTCCTTCAGATATGCAGTGCAAGGATAAATTTCTGCTTCAGAGTATTGCCACGAGCTCCACCACTACTTTGAACGACATAACCCAAGAGATG TTCTCAAAGGAGCCAGGCAAAACAGTGGATGAGGTCAAGATACAAGTTGCGTATGTTTCGTCACCTCAGCCACCTTCTAATGTTTATGAGCAATCTGAGGACGGAGGCACTTCACCTGACCCCTTCAGTTCGGACAAG GCTATGGCTTTGATATCAAGGTTGACCGCGGAGAAGAATTCTGCTTTGCAACAGAACAGTAAGCTTCGCCAGGAAGTG GAGCTTATGAGGCGAGAAATTGGCAGACGGCGAGGAGGATTCTCCTTCATGTCTCTGGTGCTAATTGCTCTTCTGGCTGTCCTCGTGGGCTATCTCGTGAAGAAATAA
- the LOC135584584 gene encoding uncharacterized protein LOC135584584 isoform X3: MDLPDSLPGCMGRMIGLFDLTAGMTKTKLLTEKPHMDAALGSAGGRNCSDAVKKPIYPAVAETQDKQQIVNELRSGSSNKNSGRTPIKMLLSQEMQGDAEPRQKPPSVVARLMGLESFPVQRSVATSRKIRSKGGLRDSSTGELRHLKDDFVDHSMAYESRSFAHEKKDYRDVYEIQQQPSKNVWVKDQSPVKARHDENSYQKRMDLVRQKFTEAKRLATDEKLLDSKEFQDAVEVLNSNRDLFLQFLDEPNSLFTKQRLFDLQSISLPSPQRTRITVLKPSTAMEERSDRSMGRELLADSGESVGRANKHHWSSGFSEPNLHKSQPTRIVVLKPSPGKFDDTNTRFTDGGVSSGALVTDELVGSREVAKEITRQMRESLSSNRDEALLSSVLSNGYIGDESSSHRSASEFMEDEVGCLSGSEIATPATDYSWDCTNKIGSPFSASSLTRASHSPESSVITEAKKRMSERWASVASNENSQDRFQLQRTLSTLGEMLSIPELKKEGSKEEISLLDSKLFTGEDDPKVPAAFECTSGTTKDEHPVDSSCRNLSRSKSAPNSSSACEFDESNTDITSSSFGKPIDQTEVPKSRGRSSFRDKVSGFFFSRSKKPFGEKPARSPPVSDDRLRSISSDLGGKTNDDLSRSVDDDLSQPKLGSPDKMPQGSTKVTPSLEKPAIHGTLTQNQDRYSQIPVFEAPLADGLSQSPGNNMAERPQALSRSPPIESVVRSLSRSTSCSDAASAKHFNSRMMFSEAEREHEQLVFVHELMASAGMDSRESVMFGGWHSIDSPLNPLLLYEYLHVDEEEGKCRERRSGRRLLFDAVNAALLDLSQAALRAAYPWNGPRHDARKNDKVGGSAADQVWALVRNALSSEKRVPTESASAAVERLVRKEVAGRQWAESSWLEVCEFSKEIGGKLLEELVEETLSELSHH; this comes from the exons ATGGATCTGCCGGATTCTCTTCCAGGTTGTATGGGTAGGATGATTGGCTTATTTGACTTGACTGCCGGCATGACCAAAACCAAACTTCTCACCGAGAAACCACACATGGATG CTGCTCTTGGATCTGCAGGCGGTAGGAATTGTTCTGATGCGGTAAAGAAGCCAATATATCCTGCTGTAGCCGAGACGCAGGACAAACAA CAGATAGTAAATGAACTGAGGAGTGGTTCCTCGAACAAGAACTCAGGCCGAACCCCGATTAAGATGCTATTATCCCAGGAGATGCAGGGCGATGCAGAGCCGAGACAGAAGCCACCGAGTGTTGTTGCAAGATTAATGGGGCTTGAATCCTTCCCGGTGCAGCGATCAGTCGCAACCAGTAGAAAAATCAGAAGCAAGGGCGGTTTGCGTGATAGTTCAACGGGAGAACTTCGACACCTGAAAGATGACTTTGTTGACCATTCCATGGCGTATGAGAGTCGATCTTTCGCTCATGAAAAGAAGGATTACAGAGATGTTTATGAGATACAGCAACAACCATCAAAGAATGTTTGGGTCAAAGATCAATCTCCGGTGAAGGCAAGGCATGATGAGAACTCGTATCAGAAGAGGATGGACCTTGTTCGGCAGAAGTTCACCGAAGCAAAACGCTTGGCCACTGACGAAAAGCTTCTTGATTCGAAGGAGTTCCAAGATGCAGTTGAGGTTCTGAATTCAAATAGAGATCTATTTCTTCAATTTCTGGATGAGCCAAACTCGCTGTTCACGAAACAACGTCTCTTTGATCTCCAGAGCATCTCTCTTCCTTCTCCGCAGAGAACACGTATAACTGTGCTGAAACCTTCGACTGCCATGGAGGAAAGAAGTGACAGAAGCATGGGGCGAGAGTTGCTTGCAGATTCTGGTGAAAGTGTAGGAAGAGCTAATAAGCACCATTGGAGCTCTGGTTTCTCCGAGCCAAACCTTCATAAATCTCAACCAACGAGGATAGTCGTCTTAAAGCCTAGCCCTGGAAAGTTTGACGACACAAACACCAGATTCACGGATGGGGGAGTTTCTAGCGGAGCTCTGGTGACCGATGAATTGGTAGGCTCTAGAGAAGTAGCCAAGGAGATCACTCGTCAGATGCGGGAAAGCCTGAGTAGCAACAGGGACGAAGCCTTGTTGTCATCGGTACTGTCAAATGGATATATCGGGGACGAGAGCTCATCCCATAGGTCGGCAAGTGAGTTCATGGAAGATGAGGTTGGCTGTCTAAGCGGCTCTGAGATTGCAACCCCGGCGACGGACTATTCTTGGGATTGCACCAATAAGATTGGTAGTCCTTTCTCAGCCTCATCTCTTACTCGAGCATCTCATTCTCCTGAATCATCAGTTATTACAGAAGCTAAGAAACGGATGTCGGAGAGGTGGGCTTCTGTCGCATCGAATGAAAATAGTCAAGATCGATTCCAATTACAGAGGACCTTAAGCACCTTAGGAGAGATGCTTTCCATTCCCGAATTAAAGAAGGAAGGAAGCAAAGAGGAGATTTCGCTTCTTGATAGCAAGTTATTTACCGGAGAAGATGATCCGAAAGTGCCCGCTGCATTCGAGTGTACATCTGGAACAACAAAGGATGAACATCCTGTGGACAGTTCCTGCAGGAACTTATCGAGATCAAAGTCTGCCCCAAATTCTTCTTCAGCTTGTGAATTTGATGAGTCGAATACGGACATCACAAGTTCCTCGTTCGGCAAACCCATTGATCAGACAGAGGTTCCCAAGTCACGTGGGAGGTCATCTTTCAGGGATAAGGTCTCTGGTTTTTTCTTCTCCAGAAGCAAGAAACCATTCGGAGAGAAGCCTGCCCGATCTCCCCCAGTGTCTGACGATAGACTACGATCCATCAGTTCCGATCTAGGTGgtaaaacaaatgatgatttgtCACGGTCCGTCGATGATGATCTCTCGCAGCCCAAGCTAGGTAGCCCTGATAAAATGCCTCAAGGATCTACAAAGGTGACACCATCTCTCGAG AAACCTGCGATACATGGAACCCTCACTCAGAATCAAGATCGGTACAGCCAAATTCCAGTCTTCGAAGCACCATTAGCAGATGGTTTGTCTCAGTCACCCGGAAACAACATGGCTGAACGCCCAC AGGCGCTCTCTCGATCTCCACCCATCGAGTCGGTCGTTCGTTCCTTGTCACGGAGCACCTCCTGCTCGGATGCAGCATCGGCAAAGCACTTCAACTCCCGCATGATGTTCTCCGAGGCGGAGAGAGAACATGAGCAACTTGTCTTTGTCCACGAGCTGATGGCATCTGCTGGAATGGACAGCAGGGAGAGCGTGATGTTCGGCGGATGGCATTCGATCGACAGCCCTTTGAATCCGTTGTTACTGTACGAGTATCTGCACGTGGACGAGGAGGAAGGGAAGTGCAGGGAGAGGCGATCAGGCCGCAGGCTCCTCTTCGACGCCGTGAACGCAGCACTGCTCGATCTCAGCCAAGCCGCACTACGCGCTGCGTATCCGTGGAACGGACCGCGCCATGATGCTCGGAAGAATGACAAAGTGGGGGGTTCCGCGGCCGACCAAGTGTGGGCGTTGGTGAGGAATGCGTTGTCGAGTGAGAAGCGTGTACCAACGGAATCCGCCAGCGCAGCGGTGGAGAGGTTGGTGAGGAAGGAGGTGGCGGGTAGGCAATGGGCCGAATCGAGCTGGTTGGAGGTGTGCGAattcagcaaggaaattggtgggaAGCTGTTGGAGGAGTTGGTGGAAGAGACACTCTCAGAATTATCTCACCACTGA
- the LOC135629001 gene encoding vesicle-associated protein 1-1-like isoform X2 has protein sequence MGSGDLLDVEPLELKFPFELNKQISCSLQLSNKTEDFLAFKVKTTNPRKYCVRPNVGIILPRSTCDVVVTMQAQREAPSDMQCKDKFLLQSIATSSTTTLNDITQEMFSKEPGKTVDEVKIQVAYVSSPQPPSNVYEQSEDGGTSPDPFSSDKASGQQQKEPEEKVSVEDLML, from the exons ATGGGTTCCGGCGATCTCCTGGACGTCGAGCCCCTCGAGCTCAAATTCCCTT TCGAATTGAATAAGCAGATCTCCTGCTCGCTGCAGCTATCGAACAAGACGGAGGACTTTCTCGCTTTCAAG GTCAAGACGACGAATCCGAGGAAGTACTGTGTTCGGCCCAATGTTGGGATCATTTTGCCTCGATCCACATGCGATGTCGTTG TTACGATGCAAGCGCAGCGGGAGGCTCCTTCAGATATGCAGTGCAAGGATAAATTTCTGCTTCAGAGTATTGCCACGAGCTCCACCACTACTTTGAACGACATAACCCAAGAGATG TTCTCAAAGGAGCCAGGCAAAACAGTGGATGAGGTCAAGATACAAGTTGCGTATGTTTCGTCACCTCAGCCACCTTCTAATGTTTATGAGCAATCTGAGGACGGAGGCACTTCACCTGACCCCTTCAGTTCGGACAAG GCATCAGGGCAACAACAAAAAGAGCCCGAAGAAAAGGTTAGTGTCGAGGATTTAATGCTTTAA
- the LOC135584584 gene encoding uncharacterized protein LOC135584584 isoform X1 codes for MDLPDSLPGCMGRMIGLFDLTAGMTKTKLLTEKPHMDAALGSAGGRNCSDAVKKPIYPAVAETQDKQQIVNELRSGSSNKNSGRTPIKMLLSQEMQGDAEPRQKPPSVVARLMGLESFPVQRSVATSRKIRSKGGLRDSSTGELRHLKDDFVDHSMAYESRSFAHEKKDYRDVYEIQQQPSKNVWVKDQSPVKARHDENSYQKRMDLVRQKFTEAKRLATDEKLLDSKEFQDAVEVLNSNRDLFLQFLDEPNSLFTKQRLFDLQSISLPSPQRTRITVLKPSTAMEERSDRSMGRELLADSGESVGRANKHHWSSGFSEPNLHKSQPTRIVVLKPSPGKFDDTNTRFTDGGVSSGALVTDELVGSREVAKEITRQMRESLSSNRDEALLSSVLSNGYIGDESSSHRSASEFMEDEVGCLSGSEIATPATDYSWDCTNKIGSPFSASSLTRASHSPESSVITEAKKRMSERWASVASNENSQDRFQLQRTLSTLGEMLSIPELKKEGSKEEISLLDSKLFTGEDDPKVPAAFECTSGTTKDEHPVDSSCRNLSRSKSAPNSSSACEFDESNTDITSSSFGKPIDQTEVPKSRGRSSFRDKVSGFFFSRSKKPFGEKPARSPPVSDDRLRSISSDLGGKTNDDLSRSVDDDLSQPKLGSPDKMPQGSTKVTPSLEAAHSLQKPAIHGTLTQNQDRYSQIPVFEAPLADGLSQSPGNNMAERPQALSRSPPIESVVRSLSRSTSCSDAASAKHFNSRMMFSEAEREHEQLVFVHELMASAGMDSRESVMFGGWHSIDSPLNPLLLYEYLHVDEEEGKCRERRSGRRLLFDAVNAALLDLSQAALRAAYPWNGPRHDARKNDKVGGSAADQVWALVRNALSSEKRVPTESASAAVERLVRKEVAGRQWAESSWLEVCEFSKEIGGKLLEELVEETLSELSHH; via the exons ATGGATCTGCCGGATTCTCTTCCAGGTTGTATGGGTAGGATGATTGGCTTATTTGACTTGACTGCCGGCATGACCAAAACCAAACTTCTCACCGAGAAACCACACATGGATG CTGCTCTTGGATCTGCAGGCGGTAGGAATTGTTCTGATGCGGTAAAGAAGCCAATATATCCTGCTGTAGCCGAGACGCAGGACAAACAA CAGATAGTAAATGAACTGAGGAGTGGTTCCTCGAACAAGAACTCAGGCCGAACCCCGATTAAGATGCTATTATCCCAGGAGATGCAGGGCGATGCAGAGCCGAGACAGAAGCCACCGAGTGTTGTTGCAAGATTAATGGGGCTTGAATCCTTCCCGGTGCAGCGATCAGTCGCAACCAGTAGAAAAATCAGAAGCAAGGGCGGTTTGCGTGATAGTTCAACGGGAGAACTTCGACACCTGAAAGATGACTTTGTTGACCATTCCATGGCGTATGAGAGTCGATCTTTCGCTCATGAAAAGAAGGATTACAGAGATGTTTATGAGATACAGCAACAACCATCAAAGAATGTTTGGGTCAAAGATCAATCTCCGGTGAAGGCAAGGCATGATGAGAACTCGTATCAGAAGAGGATGGACCTTGTTCGGCAGAAGTTCACCGAAGCAAAACGCTTGGCCACTGACGAAAAGCTTCTTGATTCGAAGGAGTTCCAAGATGCAGTTGAGGTTCTGAATTCAAATAGAGATCTATTTCTTCAATTTCTGGATGAGCCAAACTCGCTGTTCACGAAACAACGTCTCTTTGATCTCCAGAGCATCTCTCTTCCTTCTCCGCAGAGAACACGTATAACTGTGCTGAAACCTTCGACTGCCATGGAGGAAAGAAGTGACAGAAGCATGGGGCGAGAGTTGCTTGCAGATTCTGGTGAAAGTGTAGGAAGAGCTAATAAGCACCATTGGAGCTCTGGTTTCTCCGAGCCAAACCTTCATAAATCTCAACCAACGAGGATAGTCGTCTTAAAGCCTAGCCCTGGAAAGTTTGACGACACAAACACCAGATTCACGGATGGGGGAGTTTCTAGCGGAGCTCTGGTGACCGATGAATTGGTAGGCTCTAGAGAAGTAGCCAAGGAGATCACTCGTCAGATGCGGGAAAGCCTGAGTAGCAACAGGGACGAAGCCTTGTTGTCATCGGTACTGTCAAATGGATATATCGGGGACGAGAGCTCATCCCATAGGTCGGCAAGTGAGTTCATGGAAGATGAGGTTGGCTGTCTAAGCGGCTCTGAGATTGCAACCCCGGCGACGGACTATTCTTGGGATTGCACCAATAAGATTGGTAGTCCTTTCTCAGCCTCATCTCTTACTCGAGCATCTCATTCTCCTGAATCATCAGTTATTACAGAAGCTAAGAAACGGATGTCGGAGAGGTGGGCTTCTGTCGCATCGAATGAAAATAGTCAAGATCGATTCCAATTACAGAGGACCTTAAGCACCTTAGGAGAGATGCTTTCCATTCCCGAATTAAAGAAGGAAGGAAGCAAAGAGGAGATTTCGCTTCTTGATAGCAAGTTATTTACCGGAGAAGATGATCCGAAAGTGCCCGCTGCATTCGAGTGTACATCTGGAACAACAAAGGATGAACATCCTGTGGACAGTTCCTGCAGGAACTTATCGAGATCAAAGTCTGCCCCAAATTCTTCTTCAGCTTGTGAATTTGATGAGTCGAATACGGACATCACAAGTTCCTCGTTCGGCAAACCCATTGATCAGACAGAGGTTCCCAAGTCACGTGGGAGGTCATCTTTCAGGGATAAGGTCTCTGGTTTTTTCTTCTCCAGAAGCAAGAAACCATTCGGAGAGAAGCCTGCCCGATCTCCCCCAGTGTCTGACGATAGACTACGATCCATCAGTTCCGATCTAGGTGgtaaaacaaatgatgatttgtCACGGTCCGTCGATGATGATCTCTCGCAGCCCAAGCTAGGTAGCCCTGATAAAATGCCTCAAGGATCTACAAAGGTGACACCATCTCTCGAG GCTGCTCATTCTCTCCAGAAACCTGCGATACATGGAACCCTCACTCAGAATCAAGATCGGTACAGCCAAATTCCAGTCTTCGAAGCACCATTAGCAGATGGTTTGTCTCAGTCACCCGGAAACAACATGGCTGAACGCCCAC AGGCGCTCTCTCGATCTCCACCCATCGAGTCGGTCGTTCGTTCCTTGTCACGGAGCACCTCCTGCTCGGATGCAGCATCGGCAAAGCACTTCAACTCCCGCATGATGTTCTCCGAGGCGGAGAGAGAACATGAGCAACTTGTCTTTGTCCACGAGCTGATGGCATCTGCTGGAATGGACAGCAGGGAGAGCGTGATGTTCGGCGGATGGCATTCGATCGACAGCCCTTTGAATCCGTTGTTACTGTACGAGTATCTGCACGTGGACGAGGAGGAAGGGAAGTGCAGGGAGAGGCGATCAGGCCGCAGGCTCCTCTTCGACGCCGTGAACGCAGCACTGCTCGATCTCAGCCAAGCCGCACTACGCGCTGCGTATCCGTGGAACGGACCGCGCCATGATGCTCGGAAGAATGACAAAGTGGGGGGTTCCGCGGCCGACCAAGTGTGGGCGTTGGTGAGGAATGCGTTGTCGAGTGAGAAGCGTGTACCAACGGAATCCGCCAGCGCAGCGGTGGAGAGGTTGGTGAGGAAGGAGGTGGCGGGTAGGCAATGGGCCGAATCGAGCTGGTTGGAGGTGTGCGAattcagcaaggaaattggtgggaAGCTGTTGGAGGAGTTGGTGGAAGAGACACTCTCAGAATTATCTCACCACTGA
- the LOC135584584 gene encoding uncharacterized protein LOC135584584 isoform X2 has translation MDLPDSLPGCMGRMIGLFDLTAGMTKTKLLTEKPHMDAALGSAGGRNCSDAVKKPIYPAVAETQDKQIVNELRSGSSNKNSGRTPIKMLLSQEMQGDAEPRQKPPSVVARLMGLESFPVQRSVATSRKIRSKGGLRDSSTGELRHLKDDFVDHSMAYESRSFAHEKKDYRDVYEIQQQPSKNVWVKDQSPVKARHDENSYQKRMDLVRQKFTEAKRLATDEKLLDSKEFQDAVEVLNSNRDLFLQFLDEPNSLFTKQRLFDLQSISLPSPQRTRITVLKPSTAMEERSDRSMGRELLADSGESVGRANKHHWSSGFSEPNLHKSQPTRIVVLKPSPGKFDDTNTRFTDGGVSSGALVTDELVGSREVAKEITRQMRESLSSNRDEALLSSVLSNGYIGDESSSHRSASEFMEDEVGCLSGSEIATPATDYSWDCTNKIGSPFSASSLTRASHSPESSVITEAKKRMSERWASVASNENSQDRFQLQRTLSTLGEMLSIPELKKEGSKEEISLLDSKLFTGEDDPKVPAAFECTSGTTKDEHPVDSSCRNLSRSKSAPNSSSACEFDESNTDITSSSFGKPIDQTEVPKSRGRSSFRDKVSGFFFSRSKKPFGEKPARSPPVSDDRLRSISSDLGGKTNDDLSRSVDDDLSQPKLGSPDKMPQGSTKVTPSLEAAHSLQKPAIHGTLTQNQDRYSQIPVFEAPLADGLSQSPGNNMAERPQALSRSPPIESVVRSLSRSTSCSDAASAKHFNSRMMFSEAEREHEQLVFVHELMASAGMDSRESVMFGGWHSIDSPLNPLLLYEYLHVDEEEGKCRERRSGRRLLFDAVNAALLDLSQAALRAAYPWNGPRHDARKNDKVGGSAADQVWALVRNALSSEKRVPTESASAAVERLVRKEVAGRQWAESSWLEVCEFSKEIGGKLLEELVEETLSELSHH, from the exons ATGGATCTGCCGGATTCTCTTCCAGGTTGTATGGGTAGGATGATTGGCTTATTTGACTTGACTGCCGGCATGACCAAAACCAAACTTCTCACCGAGAAACCACACATGGATG CTGCTCTTGGATCTGCAGGCGGTAGGAATTGTTCTGATGCGGTAAAGAAGCCAATATATCCTGCTGTAGCCGAGACGCAGGACAAACAA ATAGTAAATGAACTGAGGAGTGGTTCCTCGAACAAGAACTCAGGCCGAACCCCGATTAAGATGCTATTATCCCAGGAGATGCAGGGCGATGCAGAGCCGAGACAGAAGCCACCGAGTGTTGTTGCAAGATTAATGGGGCTTGAATCCTTCCCGGTGCAGCGATCAGTCGCAACCAGTAGAAAAATCAGAAGCAAGGGCGGTTTGCGTGATAGTTCAACGGGAGAACTTCGACACCTGAAAGATGACTTTGTTGACCATTCCATGGCGTATGAGAGTCGATCTTTCGCTCATGAAAAGAAGGATTACAGAGATGTTTATGAGATACAGCAACAACCATCAAAGAATGTTTGGGTCAAAGATCAATCTCCGGTGAAGGCAAGGCATGATGAGAACTCGTATCAGAAGAGGATGGACCTTGTTCGGCAGAAGTTCACCGAAGCAAAACGCTTGGCCACTGACGAAAAGCTTCTTGATTCGAAGGAGTTCCAAGATGCAGTTGAGGTTCTGAATTCAAATAGAGATCTATTTCTTCAATTTCTGGATGAGCCAAACTCGCTGTTCACGAAACAACGTCTCTTTGATCTCCAGAGCATCTCTCTTCCTTCTCCGCAGAGAACACGTATAACTGTGCTGAAACCTTCGACTGCCATGGAGGAAAGAAGTGACAGAAGCATGGGGCGAGAGTTGCTTGCAGATTCTGGTGAAAGTGTAGGAAGAGCTAATAAGCACCATTGGAGCTCTGGTTTCTCCGAGCCAAACCTTCATAAATCTCAACCAACGAGGATAGTCGTCTTAAAGCCTAGCCCTGGAAAGTTTGACGACACAAACACCAGATTCACGGATGGGGGAGTTTCTAGCGGAGCTCTGGTGACCGATGAATTGGTAGGCTCTAGAGAAGTAGCCAAGGAGATCACTCGTCAGATGCGGGAAAGCCTGAGTAGCAACAGGGACGAAGCCTTGTTGTCATCGGTACTGTCAAATGGATATATCGGGGACGAGAGCTCATCCCATAGGTCGGCAAGTGAGTTCATGGAAGATGAGGTTGGCTGTCTAAGCGGCTCTGAGATTGCAACCCCGGCGACGGACTATTCTTGGGATTGCACCAATAAGATTGGTAGTCCTTTCTCAGCCTCATCTCTTACTCGAGCATCTCATTCTCCTGAATCATCAGTTATTACAGAAGCTAAGAAACGGATGTCGGAGAGGTGGGCTTCTGTCGCATCGAATGAAAATAGTCAAGATCGATTCCAATTACAGAGGACCTTAAGCACCTTAGGAGAGATGCTTTCCATTCCCGAATTAAAGAAGGAAGGAAGCAAAGAGGAGATTTCGCTTCTTGATAGCAAGTTATTTACCGGAGAAGATGATCCGAAAGTGCCCGCTGCATTCGAGTGTACATCTGGAACAACAAAGGATGAACATCCTGTGGACAGTTCCTGCAGGAACTTATCGAGATCAAAGTCTGCCCCAAATTCTTCTTCAGCTTGTGAATTTGATGAGTCGAATACGGACATCACAAGTTCCTCGTTCGGCAAACCCATTGATCAGACAGAGGTTCCCAAGTCACGTGGGAGGTCATCTTTCAGGGATAAGGTCTCTGGTTTTTTCTTCTCCAGAAGCAAGAAACCATTCGGAGAGAAGCCTGCCCGATCTCCCCCAGTGTCTGACGATAGACTACGATCCATCAGTTCCGATCTAGGTGgtaaaacaaatgatgatttgtCACGGTCCGTCGATGATGATCTCTCGCAGCCCAAGCTAGGTAGCCCTGATAAAATGCCTCAAGGATCTACAAAGGTGACACCATCTCTCGAG GCTGCTCATTCTCTCCAGAAACCTGCGATACATGGAACCCTCACTCAGAATCAAGATCGGTACAGCCAAATTCCAGTCTTCGAAGCACCATTAGCAGATGGTTTGTCTCAGTCACCCGGAAACAACATGGCTGAACGCCCAC AGGCGCTCTCTCGATCTCCACCCATCGAGTCGGTCGTTCGTTCCTTGTCACGGAGCACCTCCTGCTCGGATGCAGCATCGGCAAAGCACTTCAACTCCCGCATGATGTTCTCCGAGGCGGAGAGAGAACATGAGCAACTTGTCTTTGTCCACGAGCTGATGGCATCTGCTGGAATGGACAGCAGGGAGAGCGTGATGTTCGGCGGATGGCATTCGATCGACAGCCCTTTGAATCCGTTGTTACTGTACGAGTATCTGCACGTGGACGAGGAGGAAGGGAAGTGCAGGGAGAGGCGATCAGGCCGCAGGCTCCTCTTCGACGCCGTGAACGCAGCACTGCTCGATCTCAGCCAAGCCGCACTACGCGCTGCGTATCCGTGGAACGGACCGCGCCATGATGCTCGGAAGAATGACAAAGTGGGGGGTTCCGCGGCCGACCAAGTGTGGGCGTTGGTGAGGAATGCGTTGTCGAGTGAGAAGCGTGTACCAACGGAATCCGCCAGCGCAGCGGTGGAGAGGTTGGTGAGGAAGGAGGTGGCGGGTAGGCAATGGGCCGAATCGAGCTGGTTGGAGGTGTGCGAattcagcaaggaaattggtgggaAGCTGTTGGAGGAGTTGGTGGAAGAGACACTCTCAGAATTATCTCACCACTGA
- the LOC135629000 gene encoding L-lactate dehydrogenase A-like, translating into MKKVSSLTELGFADDVHRALFRPIQQAAPPSPTKRHTKISVIGAGNVGMAIAQTILTQDLTDVLALVDAKPDKLRGEMLDLQHAAAFLPRTRILASPDYAVTVDSDLCIITAGARQIPGETRLNLLQRNLSLFKEIVPPLARYSPGALLLVVSNPVDVLTYIAWKLSGFPPNRVIGSGTNLDSSRFRFLLADHLEVNAQDVQAYMVGEHGDSSVALWSSISVGGVPILSQFTKDVAAIEQGVLERIRKAVVDSAYEVIRLKGYTSWAIGYSVASLARSLLRDQHRIHPVSLLAKGFYGIPDDREVFLSLPAQLGRSGILSVANIQLTDEEAGRLQRSAEALWDLQQKLDL; encoded by the exons ATGAAGAAGGTGTCGTCTCTGACCGAGCTCGGCTTCGCTGATGATGTCCACCGGGCTCTGTTCCGCCCGATCCAACAGGCGGCACCGCCCTCCCCGACGAAGCGCCACACGAAGATCTCCGTGATCGGCGCCGGGAACGTCGGCATGGCCATCGCGCAGACGATCCTGACGCAGGATCTGACGGACGTGCTGGCGCTGGTGGACGCCAAGCCCGACAAGCTCCGGGGGGAGATGCTGGATCTGCAGCACGCCGCCGCCTTCCTCCCCCGCACCCGGATCCTGGCGTCGCCGGACTACGCGGTGACGGTCGACTCCGACCTCTGCATCATCACGGCGGGCGCCCGGCAGATCCCCGGGGAGACGCGCCTCAACCTCCTCCAGCGCAACCTGTCCCTGTTCAAGGAGATCGTGCCGCCGCTCGCCCGGTACTCCCCGGGGGCGCTTTTGCTGGTGGTGTCGAATCCGGTGGACGTGTTGACGTACATCGCGTGGAAGCTGTCCGGCTTCCCTCCCAATCGGGTGATCGGATCCGGCACCAATCTCGATTCCTCGCGCTTCAGGTTCCTGCTCGCCGACCACCTCGAGGTCAACGCTCAAGATGTCCAG GCATACATGGTGGGGGAGCACGGAGACAGCTCTGTGGCGCTGTGGTCGAGCATAAGCGTGGGGGGAGTGCCAATACTGAGCCAATTCACGAAGGATGTGGCGGCAATCGAGCAAGGAGTGCTGGAGCGGATCAGGAAGGCGGTGGTGGACAGCGCGTACGAGGTCATCCGCCTCAAAGGCTACACGTCCTGGGCCATCGGCTACTCGGTGGCGAGCCTCGCCCGATCCCTTCTCCGCGACCAACACCGAATCCACCCGGTTTCTCTGCTCGCCAAGGGATTCTACGGCATTCCCGACGACCGCGAGGTGTTCCTTAGCCTTCCGGCGCAGCTCGGCCGCAGCGGCATTCTCAGCGTAGCCAACATCCAACTCACCGACGAGGAGGCAGGCCGCCTTCAGCGATCCGCCGAGGCTCTCTGGGACCTGCAACAAAAGCTTGACCTCTGA